aaaaaaaaaaaaaaatattcacatatccctttcaaattatcacttaattAACAATGTTTCCCTAATctaccaaaaaattgtcaatgtcccccaatgccagggaaaaaaataaaaatcaccctaaaattttttcaataagtcaaaagtattcttataaattcgaaaaaaaaaaactaaaaactaaaaattatgcAAGAATTCCACTTTGGTGGGTCTTTACAATATCCGTAGCCACATTTGCAAAATGcagatatcacttttagatatatgCATCTGCATATTGTTTTTACTAACCACGGTTGTCAATTAGGTAGTAATTTGAGGGTATATGTTAGGGGTGTTCATGTGGATATTCGCGTGGTTATTTGCGATGTTCACATTCGGAAAATGCGGATATCATTTTAGATATCCAGATCCGCATCCGTATCTTTTTTTACTATCAGTATTTGCACGGTTATTATTCGATATCCGCGAATAGATAATGAGCCTATTTTAGCCgcttttaaatataattttgacccattttttctcttttaggcttcttttgaaaaaataatgcaacacaaaaaaatatgtagaactgaaaaaagaaagaaaaaaggaaaaaaaaatgttggatacAATCTCAAAACATTCATGTAATCAATGCTAACAAGAAACACCCttacatatgtttttttatttttatttttttatccacAATTTAATGAACATAAAAATCAAGCcaacaaacattaaaaaaagaaaaaaagaagaaaaaagaagaagcataaattacaaatccaatataaaaaacataaattatctaaatattacacattcataagtggaatatatatatatatatatgctggtGCGGGTAACCACTATCTCCAAGTGCGTGCGGATAGTGATTTTTGCCATCCGTATCTATCTATTAGGTGGACAAATGCATGCCGTTAATATCCCACCGCATTTACACCCTTAataatgaaaactgaaaaaaaagaaaaaaaactgaataGAAGGAGGCCAGCTACAATACTCCGAAAACACCGAACTAGCAAATACATTAATTCAACCACACATGCAGCACGTACATGCagctacaaaacaaaacaacccacTACTCATTTCCTTCTTTCAATGGTCTGTCAAATGTTGTCCGGCATGATAACAGAAGCTTAGTTTTAGTTGGTGCTTAGTATGGCAGTTGCATGGTCCTGCACCACTTTCCAAGCCATGATAACGTGTCGTTCCTCTACAAGAGTCGCGCCGACGGCAAACCGTATAACGTACAAATTCCCAACCATTGCATGCGTCATGTAAACTCGGCCTGACATGTTAATCGACTCCAATAACTTCTGGTTAACCTCATTTGAACTTTCTTCTTCTACGtccaccttcttcttctcatCAACATTACCATTTTCGTGCGTTGCCTTTGGCTTACCCATTGCTATTGGCGACACCCTAAAACAAACCATAGCAAAATATCTAGGGGCCACGATTTCAAACCTCTTGTCCATTGCTACAAGCCCTTCAAAAAGCTTGGCCATTTCAACATGACTTCTAATGAAGTTCCTAAGGTTAGCCACGCCATAGCTTCTGAGCACAAACCAGAGTTTCAAGGCCCGGAATCTTCGGCTTAGGGCTATCTGCCAGTCTTTATAATCCACCACTTGCTTTGAATCGGTGGCTTTATTCCTCAAGAACTCAGGGTTGGTTGAGAGTGATTTTACCAAGGCACTCGGATCTTTTACCCAGAGGCAGCAACAATCTAAAGTGGTTAAGAACCATTTATGTGCATTGAGACTAAATGAGTTCGCACCCTCAACACCATCCATGAAATGCCGGAACTCCGGACAAATGCATGCATTTCCAGCATAAGCAGCATCCACGTGGACCCATATGCCATAACCTTTTGCCACGTTGCATAACGACCCCAGTGGATCAACGGCAGTTGTGGAAGTAGTCCCCACAGTGGCGCAGAGAAACAATGGGACCAACCCTGCTTTAATGTCTTTGCAAATTTCGGATTGTAGTGAGTCTGGTGAGAGCGCAAATGATGTTGACTTTGTGGTTTTGATGGCTCTAAAATTATTCGGGTGGATTCCAGCTATTTGTGCCGCTTTTTGGAGTGCACTATGCGTTTGGTCGGACCCATAAACCACCAGCTTTCCCACGCTGTCTCTCCCGATTCGGCATAGCATTTGATCCCTCGCAGCGACGAGTGTGCACAAAATGGCCTCACAAGTGGTCCCTTGTAGCACACCCCCGCCATTGCCAGAGAAAAGGAAGGACTTGGGCAGCTTGAGCATCTCTCCAAGCCAATCCACGACTATTGTCTCCAGTTCAGTCGCGGCTGGAGATGAAATCCAGTTGAATCCGACCACATTGAATCCGGCACTAAGCATCTCGCCTAGAAACCCTGCAATACTACTAGAACATGGGAAGTAGGCGAAGTAGTTTGGGCTTTGCCAATGTGTTATACCAGGAATTATATGCTCCTGCACGTCTTGGAGGATGGTTTCGATGGGCTCTGGATTATATGGGGTGGACTCCGGCAAGCGTTTCCGGAGATATCCTGGTTCCACTTGGCTTTGAACAGGGTATTTCTCAATATTCACATAGTAATCAGCTAGGAAGTCTATCATCATGTGCCCTTGCCTCCTGAACTCCTCAGGGTTTAGTGGATTGTTCTTaaagatagaaaagaaattTAGGCTAGCCATATTCggcaaagagaaaagaaatggtTCTAGCTTCACAACGGAGAGTATAGTACGTAGTGTGGGAAAGAAACTAGAAATTATGGAGTAAGTATTGGCTGGTTGATGAGATATTTATGTTGAATCTTTTGTACGGTTCTTGTTAAGatatttatgtaaaaaaatctatttttttagtTGGCTATTCAAGTTTCAACTCACACCATGTCGCAATGTGTGTGCGGTATGAGAAAATTAGGTGTACGTCCTAGATGTGTGATGAGGAGGACTTTTGTCTGTGGGGTCCTAGCTAGCCGTATAACATGGACAGTGCATGGTGTTATTATAAATCATATATAGAGTCAGTgccacatgatttttttttttttttataagagtgCCACATGCATTGAGTTGCTGGAAGAAAAATGGGTACCATGTACGTATGGTTATaaattaagcatatatatatatatatatatatatatatatatatatatatatatatatatagatgacaGAGATAGAAAAATTGATGTAACAAAATGTGTACGCACGTGTTATTTGTTATATGACCTATAAGTATTTCTGTTAAAGTTCTtaatctttcattatttttgtaattaaaatttttatatttaaaaagtattaatttaaaatattcatacttcaattttttttaattttaagtattcgttaaaattttcttttaaattctatcaaaaattttaaactactaatttttttttttaaaattttttaaagattcaagtATAATCATTTTTACTAAAGAATGTAAAGACAAAAGTGAATGTTGAAATGACGCTGTTTTGAAGTTTTGGTGCGAAATTTTCACACCATagggctttttctttttttggaggggggggggggtgttgggGGTTTGTCCATTATAGCATAGCTGCCGGCCTGCCCGCATGCCAAAtttcattaagagaaaaattgtgGATCGGCCGCTgtagaaggaagaaaaaagaaattcagTCTCATTATAATtaaccattttttaatttttttttttaaaaaaatcacatatccctttcaaattatcacttaattTACAATGTTTCTTTAATCTaccaaaaaattatcaatgtcccccaatgccaggaagaaaaataaaaatcaccctaaatttttttcaataagtcaaaagtattcttataaattcaaaaaaaaaaaaaaaaactaaaaattatgcAAGAATTCTGCTTTGGTGGGTCTTTACAATATCCGTAACCACATTTGCGAAATGcagatatcacttttagatatatAGATCTACATAATGTTTTTACTAACCACGGTTGTCAATTAAGTAGTAATTTGAGGGTATATGTTAGGGGTGTACATGTGGATATTCGCATGGTTATTTGCGATATCTGCATCCGAAAAAATGCGGATATCACTTTTGGATATCCAGATCCGCATCCGTATCTTTTTTTACTATCAGTATCTGCATagttattgcggttattattcGCTATCCGCAAATAGGTAATGGGGGTGATTATAAAACAATTTGTATTATCGTTATCTCCCCATGCATGACCCATGATGACGGCGAGGCACCAGAGAGGGCGATGGACGGTTAGGGCCGGCTCAatatattttgaggtttaaGGTGAGAATTTTAAACgaagcttttttatatttaaatattaaataatataatttattttaatttttgtattatattttaatctaaaaattattcttatctCCTTTAAGATTCAATGTTATATTGCTCATAGCtaatctatataattttttttctttgagtttcaattaatgttttattcttctcttttttaaatttttttatatatccaaatgcatatttctaacaaactaaaacaatatttttaaataaaagaaacatgatctatgataaaaaaaaaattataataaaagaataatagaacCTGATTTATTGAAGACCTTTTAGCTTTCCCATTATAAAAAGATCATCTAATATATTCTTTCAATCTATGACTACAAAACATCAAAGTTGAACTCTCAGCAGTCCgcacaaaaaagaataaagaaaaaaaaaaattttgcagCTCCGATTATCCATTATAGTGCTGGTTGTTTTTGTAGAGTTATGACTTGTATTTCAACAAGTCTTTTCCCTGGGCCCCACTCTCTTCATTGGCTTCCTTGTATTCCATATCCTTTTAGTGAGTAATTCTAATAgtatattaagtgtccataaaaaaatgaggtagcttttaaaatcacaatttgatcaatcacatgctcaatggtgattttaaaagtcacctcatttttttatggacacttgatggacacttgatgaacAAGTAGAATTACTCGTCATTCACTGTTGATTTGAGAAGCTTATTGTGGAAGCtttgtgaagaaaaagaaaagaaaagaaaaaggccgtGTGGAAGTGAGAAGCTTCtggaaagtgaaaaaagaaaagaaaaaaaagtgaggaTAAAAAAGGTTTTGTTGAAAAGCTGAAGCAGCTTCGGTCCTTAAAAGGAAGGGTGCGATAGATGACACATTTTTGGGTCCACTTTGTTGTGTGCGAGAAACACATTCTTcagacaagaagaagagaaacccgAGCAACAGTGAATGACGAGTAATTCTgaatgtacattaagtgtccatcaagtgtGCATAAAAAATGAGTTgcctttttaaaattatcattgggcgtgcgattgatcaaatggtaattttaaaagccatctcattttttttatgaacacttaatgaacatttagaattactcgtgAATGACAACACTCTTTGGGAGAGAGataaatccttttttttattctatgtAGGAGTTTTAGAGTctcctaataagagaaaaaatgcactgtttttttattggtattgaTTGTTGTGTTATTGAGCctttaactatttatttattttattgaagtTAAAGAGTCTCCATAGAAaagatcataattttttatttttttaaaaaccatttCAGATTAagattaggcttttttttttttttaaaaaaaaaaacaaaaacaaaaatgtattttgtaattaaataaaagtaatatatatatatatatataaaagaggcTATTCAACTCACCCCATGTCACAATGTGTATGTGTGGTATAAGAAAATTAGGTGTACGTAGAAGTGGGATGGTGAGGACTTTTTCAAACGTCCTTTTAGGCTCCCCTTCCCTATGGCTGAAAAAACACGTGCATGTTGCCTTTCTTTTTCAAGATTCTTGGTAGCCCCTCTCTATATTTAACATGGATGGTGCTGCTATTATAAACCATATATTTATAGACAAGTGCCACATTGAATTACTGGAAGAAAAATGGTACCATGTGTACGTATGGTTATAAAGCCAGAGACAGAAAAATTGATGTAACAAAATGTGTGcgtgttattttttatatggCAAATAACAAAATGTACACATGTTAGCAGTTAAAACTTACATTGGCCGATGTTAATACTGtgcaaaataataatgaataatataaaattaaaaagagagatagtaaaaaaaaattaagacattTACGTGGTTTGACAATGTACCTACATCTACAGGAATTCAACCATTTTAACAATGATTTAAGGTTACAATATCacatattaataataaaatcctACTGTACGgatatatatagaaaatccTAAAATATCTTGTACTGTCACGATACTCCATCAACTGGTAACTATATACTGGTATGTATTCTCGTATTACTTTCCATGCTCAAAAGAATATGAGCTACGAGTAATGGTATTTATCACCATTGTGTcatcctaaaattgatgtgacttttaaaattatatttgaatcaaataaatttaaaagtaatttaccataaattcaatagtaatttaattaagagccacattaattttagaaaaatataaaaaagaaaatataaaaataacaaatagcattattattat
This DNA window, taken from Alnus glutinosa chromosome 5, dhAlnGlut1.1, whole genome shotgun sequence, encodes the following:
- the LOC133869137 gene encoding tyrosine decarboxylase-like, translating into MASLNFFSIFKNNPLNPEEFRRQGHMMIDFLADYYVNIEKYPVQSQVEPGYLRKRLPESTPYNPEPIETILQDVQEHIIPGITHWQSPNYFAYFPCSSSIAGFLGEMLSAGFNVVGFNWISSPAATELETIVVDWLGEMLKLPKSFLFSGNGGGVLQGTTCEAILCTLVAARDQMLCRIGRDSVGKLVVYGSDQTHSALQKAAQIAGIHPNNFRAIKTTKSTSFALSPDSLQSEICKDIKAGLVPLFLCATVGTTSTTAVDPLGSLCNVAKGYGIWVHVDAAYAGNACICPEFRHFMDGVEGANSFSLNAHKWFLTTLDCCCLWVKDPSALVKSLSTNPEFLRNKATDSKQVVDYKDWQIALSRRFRALKLWFVLRSYGVANLRNFIRSHVEMAKLFEGLVAMDKRFEIVAPRYFAMVCFRVSPIAMGKPKATHENGNVDEKKKVDVEEESSNEVNQKLLESINMSGRVYMTHAMVGNLYVIRFAVGATLVEERHVIMAWKVVQDHATAILSTN